The proteins below come from a single Roseiflexus sp. RS-1 genomic window:
- a CDS encoding Uma2 family endonuclease: MTTLERPARARRVHYPESDGKPMGETDLHRDLMTDLIFALKWFLRSTQAYVAGNLFIYYEEGNPRAAVAPDVFVVLGVEQRRRRIFQTWREGGRAPDVVIEITSKKTRKDDRERKPAIYAALGVREYFIFDPHGEYLEPPLQGYRLVQGVYEPIATDPLRSEVLNLELRQEDGMLRLYHPQTGERLPTSDEEAQARRAAEARAAQLEAEVARLRAELARLAGAQAALESSSSEEA, translated from the coding sequence ATGACGACGCTAGAACGACCCGCGCGCGCCCGGCGCGTCCACTACCCGGAGAGCGACGGCAAGCCGATGGGCGAAACCGACCTGCACCGCGACCTGATGACCGACCTGATCTTTGCGCTGAAGTGGTTTCTGCGTTCGACGCAGGCGTATGTGGCGGGGAACCTGTTCATCTACTATGAGGAAGGCAATCCGCGCGCGGCAGTAGCGCCGGACGTGTTTGTGGTGTTGGGGGTGGAGCAGCGGCGGCGGCGCATCTTTCAGACGTGGCGCGAGGGGGGGCGCGCGCCGGACGTGGTGATCGAGATCACGTCGAAGAAGACGCGCAAAGACGACCGCGAGCGGAAGCCAGCGATCTATGCGGCGCTGGGGGTGCGGGAGTATTTCATCTTCGACCCGCACGGGGAGTATCTTGAGCCGCCGTTGCAGGGGTATCGCCTGGTGCAGGGGGTGTATGAACCGATAGCGACCGACCCGCTGCGGAGCGAGGTGTTGAACCTGGAGTTGCGGCAGGAGGACGGGATGCTGCGGTTGTACCATCCGCAGACCGGCGAGCGCCTGCCGACGTCCGACGAGGAAGCGCAGGCGCGACGTGCTGCGGAGGCGCGCGCAGCGCAACTGGAGGCGGAAGTGGCGCGCCTGCGCGCCGAACTCGCGCGGCTTGCCGGTGCGCAGGCGGCATTAGAATCATCGTCATCGGAGGAAGCGTAG
- the efp gene encoding elongation factor P yields the protein MATTSDLRTNMIIRYNGQLHRVVEFYHHAPGNWRAMVIMKLKNLETGKTIEERVRAGSEIEIVRVEKRPMQFLYRDGDVYHFMDTETFEQIEVPEEMIGEPAKFLKENEMADILFYDDNKILGVEPPLFVTLQVTEASVAVRGDTATNVNKQVTLETGAVISVPAFVNQGDYVRVDTRTGEYIERIK from the coding sequence ATGGCAACAACATCAGATTTGCGCACCAATATGATCATCCGCTACAATGGTCAGTTGCACCGCGTTGTTGAGTTCTACCACCATGCCCCTGGCAACTGGCGCGCGATGGTGATCATGAAACTGAAGAACCTGGAGACCGGCAAAACGATTGAAGAGCGGGTACGCGCCGGTTCCGAAATCGAGATCGTGCGTGTCGAGAAGCGCCCGATGCAGTTCCTCTACCGCGACGGCGACGTCTATCATTTTATGGACACCGAAACATTCGAGCAGATCGAGGTGCCGGAAGAAATGATCGGCGAGCCAGCGAAGTTTCTCAAAGAGAACGAAATGGCGGATATCCTGTTCTACGATGACAATAAGATTCTGGGGGTCGAACCGCCATTGTTTGTGACCTTGCAGGTCACGGAGGCCAGCGTTGCGGTGCGTGGCGATACGGCGACCAATGTGAACAAGCAGGTGACGCTCGAAACCGGCGCGGTTATTTCGGTGCCGGCATTCGTCAATCAGGGCGATTATGTGCGGGTCGACACCCGCACTGGCGAGTATATCGAACGCATCAAGTAG
- a CDS encoding peptidylprolyl isomerase — translation MTFNQRKPQPPRPQETRSATPARRHLRRSEIERRRQRAIIIGTAVVVAIAVLALAAGLVYEQVWLPGRPVAQVGSVVLTRGDYVAERRGEAARLIAQSLYLATFGPQFAQQFLDQIPQIDAQAAAARNEPVDDALVNQWVELQLIRQGAQSRFGIQVTDGEIAQEFIDLFGPNFAPPADAVTPTAVLLPTSPPTAPPEPTVGPGTPSPTPSGPTATPTPSPTPEPTVTPSPTPLADEALARQQTALQRLYDEYVNEMRRVDPQRRIHLTLDDFRRGLSNQFLRQALTRRVQEQLVPDSTFTPSADPSAIETRHILLKVTVPITATEEEREQAFAARRAEAEALLAEARAAADFGELARERSEDYNTRAAGGALPSFDKDGKTPDGTQIDPALVAAIANASENEIVGPVRTSFGWHIVQLVRRTVDSRETQLNRARAEAFERWLEEQRAAVSVQRFPTLVPTPSPLPTGTPPPLPTVDLGGEPTPTPLPTETGVPVGGTPVTTPTPTGTAVPVERTPAPTP, via the coding sequence ATGACGTTTAATCAACGTAAACCGCAACCGCCGCGCCCGCAGGAAACGCGCTCTGCAACGCCTGCTCGTCGCCATTTGCGTCGGAGTGAGATCGAGCGTCGCCGTCAGCGCGCAATTATCATCGGCACGGCAGTGGTGGTGGCGATCGCGGTGCTGGCGCTGGCTGCCGGTCTGGTCTATGAGCAGGTCTGGTTGCCGGGACGACCGGTGGCGCAGGTCGGGAGCGTCGTGCTGACGCGCGGCGACTATGTCGCGGAACGACGTGGGGAGGCAGCGCGCCTGATTGCCCAGAGTCTCTATCTGGCGACCTTTGGTCCGCAATTTGCCCAGCAGTTTCTCGATCAGATTCCACAGATCGACGCTCAGGCGGCAGCGGCGCGCAATGAGCCGGTCGATGATGCACTGGTGAATCAATGGGTCGAACTGCAACTGATCCGGCAGGGAGCACAGTCCAGGTTCGGCATCCAGGTGACCGATGGTGAGATCGCGCAGGAGTTTATCGATCTGTTCGGTCCCAATTTTGCCCCGCCTGCCGATGCAGTGACGCCAACTGCGGTGCTGCTGCCAACGTCGCCGCCAACCGCGCCGCCTGAGCCGACGGTGGGTCCGGGAACGCCGTCGCCAACCCCCTCCGGTCCAACCGCAACGCCAACGCCGTCACCAACGCCAGAGCCGACGGTGACGCCGTCGCCAACGCCGCTGGCGGATGAGGCGCTTGCCAGGCAACAGACGGCGCTGCAACGGCTCTACGATGAGTATGTCAATGAGATGCGGCGGGTCGATCCCCAACGGCGCATCCATCTGACGCTTGATGACTTCCGCCGCGGGTTGTCCAACCAGTTTTTGCGTCAGGCGTTGACGCGCCGGGTACAGGAGCAATTGGTTCCGGATTCGACCTTTACGCCCAGCGCCGACCCGTCCGCTATCGAGACGCGCCACATTCTGCTGAAGGTGACCGTTCCGATCACTGCGACAGAAGAGGAACGTGAGCAGGCGTTTGCTGCGCGTCGTGCGGAAGCGGAGGCGCTGCTCGCCGAGGCGCGCGCCGCTGCCGATTTCGGCGAACTGGCACGTGAACGTTCCGAGGATTACAATACAAGAGCGGCGGGCGGGGCGCTGCCATCGTTTGATAAGGACGGAAAGACGCCGGATGGTACACAGATCGATCCGGCGCTGGTCGCGGCTATCGCGAATGCGTCTGAGAATGAGATCGTCGGTCCGGTACGCACGTCATTTGGCTGGCATATCGTGCAGTTGGTGCGGCGCACGGTCGATTCGCGCGAGACGCAACTCAACCGGGCGCGTGCTGAGGCGTTTGAGCGCTGGCTTGAGGAGCAGCGCGCCGCTGTCAGTGTGCAGCGCTTCCCAACCCTCGTGCCAACCCCTTCGCCGTTACCGACCGGTACGCCTCCACCGTTGCCGACGGTGGATTTGGGCGGCGAACCGACGCCGACGCCACTGCCGACCGAAACCGGAGTGCCGGTTGGGGGAACGCCGGTCACAACGCCAACGCCGACCGGAACAGCCGTTCCAGTCGAGAGAACGCCTGCCCCGACGCCGTAA
- a CDS encoding NAD(P)H-hydrate epimerase has translation MSKIVTAEQMRAIEEAAVARGATWSGLMEQAGAGVARVALEVSGDPVGRRALVLVGPGNNGGDGLVAARLLHDAGMQVTLFVWRRRETVEDINWRLCRERAITELAAADDPQGAALRASLARVDLVIDALLGYGANRPVEGELAMIIATLNAARATDARRTKPYVLAIDVPTGVHADSGAVLGNAVRADLTVSTGPVKRGLLFYPARAYAGVLRSVDIGLSPADLESVMTDMIDIELARSLLPPRPPDSHKGTFGKVLVVAGSINYPGAATLATAGAARVGAGLVTLAVGRSQVYSPGRLPEITLHILPEAEPGVVGDAAADEVLSILEGYQALLVGPGLGREKATRAFLERLLGLQSPRHRGQIGFRIAAAGSEKPVVKQRPELPFTVIDADGLNILADLIHHPEATDAASGTIWNRLPRGRCVLTPHPGEMRRLLGVEELTGHPVDVAKEAAMHWQQVVVLKGATTVIADPEGRVRVNDGGNPALATAGTGDVLAGAIAGLLAQGLAPFDAATLGVYLHSAAGRLVRDELGDMGALAGDLLPRLPLAIRALKQP, from the coding sequence ATGAGCAAGATCGTCACTGCTGAACAAATGCGCGCCATCGAAGAAGCGGCGGTCGCCCGTGGCGCTACATGGTCAGGATTGATGGAACAGGCTGGCGCCGGTGTGGCGCGTGTCGCCCTCGAAGTCTCCGGCGATCCTGTGGGTCGTCGCGCGCTGGTGCTGGTCGGTCCGGGCAACAACGGCGGGGATGGGTTGGTGGCAGCGCGTCTGCTGCACGATGCTGGCATGCAGGTAACGCTGTTCGTCTGGCGACGACGTGAGACTGTCGAGGACATCAACTGGCGGTTGTGTCGCGAACGCGCTATCACCGAACTGGCTGCCGCCGATGATCCGCAGGGTGCTGCGCTGCGGGCATCGCTTGCCAGGGTGGATCTGGTGATCGATGCGTTGCTGGGGTATGGCGCCAATCGCCCGGTGGAAGGCGAACTGGCGATGATTATCGCCACGCTGAATGCGGCGAGGGCAACCGATGCGCGCCGGACGAAACCATACGTTCTGGCGATCGATGTGCCTACCGGTGTTCACGCCGATAGCGGCGCCGTGCTCGGCAATGCAGTGCGCGCCGACCTGACCGTTTCGACCGGTCCTGTCAAGCGTGGGTTGTTGTTCTACCCGGCGCGCGCATACGCTGGCGTGCTGCGCAGCGTCGATATCGGGCTTTCGCCCGCCGATCTGGAGAGTGTGATGACCGACATGATCGATATAGAACTGGCGCGCTCGCTCCTTCCACCCCGTCCGCCCGACTCGCACAAGGGTACGTTCGGCAAGGTGCTGGTCGTTGCCGGATCGATAAACTACCCCGGTGCAGCGACGCTTGCGACCGCCGGAGCGGCGCGTGTCGGCGCCGGTCTGGTGACGCTTGCGGTTGGGCGGAGTCAGGTGTACAGTCCAGGGCGCCTCCCCGAAATCACGTTGCACATCCTTCCCGAAGCCGAACCGGGGGTGGTCGGCGATGCCGCTGCCGACGAGGTGCTCTCCATCCTCGAAGGGTATCAGGCGCTGCTTGTCGGTCCTGGTTTGGGGCGCGAGAAGGCGACACGTGCGTTTCTTGAGCGGTTGCTGGGATTGCAATCACCGCGTCATCGTGGACAGATCGGGTTTCGGATCGCCGCAGCTGGCAGCGAAAAACCGGTGGTCAAGCAGCGACCAGAATTGCCGTTTACTGTGATCGACGCCGATGGGTTGAATATTCTGGCAGACCTGATCCATCACCCTGAAGCGACCGATGCCGCGTCTGGCACGATCTGGAACCGTCTGCCGCGCGGCAGGTGCGTGTTGACGCCGCATCCAGGCGAGATGCGGCGTCTGCTTGGCGTCGAGGAATTGACCGGTCATCCGGTCGATGTGGCGAAGGAAGCGGCGATGCACTGGCAGCAGGTAGTCGTGCTCAAAGGCGCCACGACGGTCATTGCCGATCCGGAGGGTCGAGTGCGCGTCAACGATGGAGGAAACCCGGCGCTGGCAACCGCCGGAACCGGCGACGTGCTGGCGGGCGCCATCGCCGGGTTGCTGGCGCAGGGGCTGGCGCCGTTCGATGCAGCGACACTTGGCGTCTATCTCCACAGCGCAGCCGGTCGCCTGGTGCGCGACGAACTCGGCGATATGGGCGCACTTGCGGGTGATCTGCTCCCGCGTCTACCGCTGGCGATCCGCGCACTAAAACAGCCATGA
- a CDS encoding single-stranded DNA-binding protein has protein sequence MAKDLNKVMIIGRLGKDPEMRYTPGGSPVTTFSVATGRQWKDGSGELHEETEWFNVVTWNKLAEICHEHLRKSSRVYIEGRLQTRHWEDQNGVTHYRTEVVASDMIMLDSRGPRESSQYGDEPPYHHPDHRPQRGQQSKDDFAIGDEDIPF, from the coding sequence ATGGCGAAGGATCTCAACAAGGTGATGATCATCGGGCGTCTCGGTAAAGACCCTGAGATGCGCTATACGCCTGGTGGAAGCCCTGTAACGACGTTCAGCGTCGCGACAGGACGGCAGTGGAAAGACGGCAGCGGCGAATTGCACGAGGAGACGGAATGGTTCAATGTAGTGACCTGGAATAAACTGGCCGAGATCTGCCACGAGCACCTGCGCAAATCCAGTCGCGTCTATATCGAAGGGCGCCTCCAGACTCGCCATTGGGAGGATCAGAACGGGGTGACGCATTACCGCACTGAGGTTGTGGCGAGCGATATGATCATGCTCGACAGTCGCGGTCCTCGTGAGTCGTCGCAGTATGGCGATGAGCCGCCGTATCATCACCCCGATCATCGCCCTCAGCGCGGGCAGCAGTCGAAGGACGATTTTGCCATTGGTGATGAGGATATTCCGTTTTAG
- the rpsF gene encoding 30S ribosomal protein S6, which produces MRERRRDYELLFIIPPIRMSDEEIRNAIERVSQTITNLGGVITSTNHAPPWGRRKFAYPIRAYVEGEASRRVFTEGYYVLMHFQMAADRVAELERLLKLNDSVLRYLLTLVEMRGAAPAVVATVGALDGEEPEDEEDLEEDEEVDDVEEIEEDVDVDED; this is translated from the coding sequence ATGCGCGAGCGTCGTCGTGACTACGAATTGTTATTCATCATTCCCCCAATACGAATGAGCGACGAGGAGATACGCAACGCCATCGAGCGCGTCTCCCAGACGATCACCAATCTCGGCGGGGTTATTACCTCAACCAATCATGCACCACCCTGGGGCCGTCGAAAATTTGCCTATCCGATCCGCGCCTACGTCGAAGGTGAGGCGAGTCGTCGCGTGTTCACCGAAGGGTACTACGTTTTGATGCACTTTCAGATGGCTGCGGATCGCGTTGCCGAACTCGAACGCCTGCTCAAACTCAACGACTCGGTGCTGCGTTATCTGCTGACACTGGTGGAAATGCGCGGCGCGGCGCCAGCGGTTGTCGCAACGGTCGGCGCTCTTGATGGCGAAGAACCCGAAGACGAGGAGGATCTTGAGGAGGATGAGGAGGTTGACGACGTCGAGGAAATCGAAGAGGACGTGGACGTCGACGAAGACTAA
- a CDS encoding lipoate--protein ligase family protein, whose amino-acid sequence MSIPSSSPWRAYDWQLIQSAPIHPVMHMALDEALLEEVAAGRRKPTLRIWEWAASAVVIGRFQSLRNEVDLESARRYQVQVVRRITGGGAMFIEPGNTITYSIYAPVELVAGMSMVDSYAFCDRWVLDALASLGVEAWYQPINDITSAAGKIGGAAQTRRNGAVLHHVTMAYDIDSARMLEILRIGREKLSDKGIASAAKRVDPLRRQTGLPREAIIARMIETFRAQHGLTESAITPDEWEAAERLVETKFGTEAWLRAIP is encoded by the coding sequence ATGAGCATTCCATCATCATCGCCCTGGCGCGCATATGACTGGCAGTTGATCCAGAGCGCGCCGATCCATCCGGTCATGCACATGGCGCTCGACGAGGCGTTGTTGGAGGAAGTGGCTGCCGGGCGGCGCAAGCCGACGCTGCGTATCTGGGAATGGGCGGCAAGCGCCGTGGTCATCGGGCGTTTCCAGTCACTGCGCAACGAGGTCGATCTCGAAAGCGCACGACGCTACCAGGTGCAGGTTGTCCGCCGCATCACCGGCGGCGGAGCGATGTTCATCGAACCGGGCAATACGATCACCTATTCGATCTACGCCCCGGTCGAACTGGTGGCAGGTATGAGCATGGTCGACTCATACGCCTTCTGCGATCGGTGGGTGCTCGACGCGCTGGCATCACTCGGCGTGGAGGCGTGGTACCAGCCGATCAACGACATCACCTCGGCAGCTGGCAAGATCGGCGGGGCGGCGCAAACGCGGCGCAATGGCGCGGTGCTGCACCACGTGACGATGGCATACGATATCGACAGCGCCAGGATGCTGGAGATCCTGCGGATCGGGCGTGAGAAACTCAGCGACAAGGGGATCGCCAGCGCCGCCAAACGGGTCGATCCGCTCCGCCGCCAGACCGGATTGCCGCGCGAGGCGATCATCGCGCGGATGATCGAGACCTTCCGCGCTCAGCATGGGCTGACCGAATCGGCGATCACACCAGACGAATGGGAAGCGGCAGAACGACTGGTCGAAACAAAATTCGGCACAGAGGCGTGGTTGCGTGCCATACCATGA
- a CDS encoding CBS domain-containing protein, whose translation MLVGERMSAPVITVEPKTPISDALMLFRQKRIRRAPVIAHHRLVGIVSERDLLYASPSPVTSLSVWEMNYLLSKLTVDEVMTRQVVTVTEDTPIEEAARIMADKRIGGLPVMRGHEVVGIITETDLFKILLELMSVREHGVRVTALLDDRPGMLARLSTAIFEASGNFISFGQFDKEDGARLITFKVSGLSLDRVREVIAPVVKSVFDIREV comes from the coding sequence ATGCTTGTCGGTGAACGTATGTCTGCTCCGGTCATCACGGTGGAACCCAAAACCCCCATTTCCGACGCGCTGATGCTCTTCCGGCAGAAGCGCATCCGACGCGCGCCAGTCATTGCGCATCATCGACTGGTCGGCATTGTGTCGGAGCGCGATCTGCTGTACGCCTCGCCTTCGCCGGTCACTTCATTGAGCGTGTGGGAAATGAACTACCTGTTGAGTAAACTGACGGTCGATGAGGTGATGACACGCCAGGTGGTGACCGTGACCGAAGACACGCCGATCGAGGAAGCGGCGCGCATTATGGCGGATAAGCGCATTGGCGGTTTGCCGGTGATGCGTGGGCACGAGGTCGTCGGCATTATTACCGAAACCGACCTCTTCAAAATCTTGCTGGAATTGATGAGCGTGCGCGAGCATGGCGTGCGGGTGACGGCGTTGCTCGATGATCGCCCTGGTATGCTTGCACGATTGAGCACGGCGATCTTCGAAGCCAGCGGGAACTTTATCTCGTTCGGTCAGTTCGACAAAGAAGACGGCGCGCGGTTGATCACCTTCAAGGTCAGCGGGTTGAGCCTCGACCGGGTGCGGGAAGTCATCGCGCCGGTTGTCAAAAGCGTCTTTGACATTCGCGAGGTGTGA
- a CDS encoding SCP2 sterol-binding domain-containing protein: protein MEPPPGLTCRDAIRGMPLAFNAHAAAGLRAVIQFRITGAEPGDYYLRIAGGECFFHEGVFDKPDVSIHARSEVWLAIAHGELDGTLAYLTGRYRVEGNVWLLIRLKSLFSATGKA from the coding sequence ATGGAACCGCCGCCAGGTCTGACCTGTCGTGATGCCATCCGCGGCATGCCGCTGGCGTTCAACGCGCATGCCGCTGCTGGATTGCGCGCGGTCATTCAGTTCCGTATCACCGGCGCCGAACCGGGAGATTACTACCTGCGCATCGCCGGGGGTGAATGTTTCTTCCACGAAGGCGTCTTCGACAAACCAGACGTCAGCATTCATGCCCGTTCAGAGGTATGGCTTGCGATTGCCCACGGCGAACTGGACGGCACACTGGCGTACCTGACAGGGCGTTATCGGGTTGAAGGCAACGTCTGGCTGTTGATCCGCTTGAAATCGCTCTTTTCGGCGACCGGAAAAGCGTGA
- the rpsR gene encoding 30S ribosomal protein S18, with protein MTEDQARRSGGVGRRRFGARRKVCMFCADQIRVVDYKDVKRLQRCMSERGKILPRRRTGVCARHQRSLTVAIKRARHMALLPFVAAHIRS; from the coding sequence GTGACTGAGGATCAGGCTCGTCGCAGTGGCGGCGTGGGGCGCCGTCGCTTTGGCGCTCGACGCAAGGTCTGCATGTTCTGCGCAGATCAGATTCGCGTCGTAGACTATAAAGATGTCAAGCGTTTGCAACGCTGCATGTCTGAGCGTGGCAAAATCCTGCCGCGCCGCCGCACTGGTGTCTGCGCGCGCCATCAGCGTTCGCTGACGGTGGCGATCAAGCGTGCGCGCCACATGGCGTTGCTGCCGTTCGTTGCAGCGCATATCCGCTCGTAG
- a CDS encoding glycosyltransferase family 2 protein — protein MTVVEPVTQTRPREQRIIDAERPTFSIVAPVYNEEALLPEFYRRVVAAIEPLGEPFEIILVNDGSRDRSLQIMLELHERDPRVKVINFSRNFGHQIAITAGTDYARGRAVAVIDSDLQDPPEVIVDMIARWREGYQLIYGVRSEREGETAFKLATASLFYRLIRKITSVDIPADTGDFRLMDRKVVDALKSMREHHRFMRGLSVWVGFKQTGVTYKRDARKAGVTKYPLRKMLKFAMDGITAFSYLPLQLATYVGFGVAALGLLGIIAVIILRLLGNELLGQATTLVAVLFMGGVQLVFLGILGEYLGRIYDEVKQRPLYIVADALGFDE, from the coding sequence ATGACAGTCGTTGAACCTGTGACGCAGACGCGTCCGCGCGAACAGCGGATCATCGATGCGGAGCGTCCGACCTTCTCGATTGTGGCGCCGGTGTACAACGAAGAGGCGCTGTTGCCAGAGTTCTACCGTCGCGTCGTGGCTGCCATCGAGCCACTGGGTGAGCCATTCGAGATCATTCTGGTCAACGACGGTTCACGTGACCGGTCGCTCCAGATTATGCTGGAACTCCACGAGCGCGATCCGCGCGTCAAAGTGATCAACTTTTCACGCAACTTCGGTCACCAGATAGCTATTACCGCCGGCACTGACTACGCGCGCGGCAGAGCGGTTGCGGTGATCGACTCGGACCTGCAAGATCCGCCCGAAGTTATCGTGGACATGATCGCTCGCTGGCGCGAAGGGTACCAGCTCATCTATGGCGTGCGCTCCGAACGCGAAGGCGAAACAGCGTTCAAACTCGCAACCGCCTCGCTCTTCTACCGTCTCATCCGCAAAATTACCAGCGTCGATATTCCTGCCGATACGGGCGACTTCCGCCTGATGGATCGCAAGGTTGTCGATGCGCTCAAGTCGATGCGCGAGCATCACCGCTTTATGCGCGGCTTGTCGGTATGGGTCGGTTTCAAGCAGACGGGTGTGACCTACAAGCGCGATGCGCGGAAAGCGGGTGTCACCAAGTACCCTCTGCGCAAGATGCTGAAATTTGCAATGGATGGGATCACTGCATTTTCGTACCTGCCGTTGCAACTGGCAACCTATGTCGGGTTTGGCGTTGCTGCGCTTGGCTTGCTCGGCATTATTGCGGTGATCATTCTGCGGTTGCTCGGCAATGAACTGCTCGGTCAGGCGACAACGCTGGTGGCAGTGCTGTTCATGGGTGGCGTCCAACTGGTGTTTCTCGGCATCCTTGGCGAATATCTGGGACGCATTTACGATGAGGTGAAGCAACGCCCGTTGTACATCGTCGCTGATGCGCTCGGTTTTGATGAATGA
- a CDS encoding Uma2 family endonuclease, which produces MTTLERPARARRVHYPESDGKPMGETDLHRDLITDLIFALKWFLRSTQAYVAGNLFIYYEEGNPRAAVAPDVFVVLGVEQRRRRIFQTWREGGRAPDVVIEITSKKTRKDDRERKPAIYAALGVREYFIFDPHGEYLEPPLQGYRLVRGVYEPIATDPLRSEVLNLELRQEDGMLRLYHPQTGERLPTSDEEAQARRAAEAARLAEEAARRAAEARAAQLEAEVARLRAELARLAGAQAALESSSSEEA; this is translated from the coding sequence ATGACGACGCTGGAACGACCCGCGCGCGCCCGGCGCGTCCACTACCCGGAGAGCGACGGCAAGCCGATGGGCGAAACCGACCTGCACCGCGACCTGATAACCGACCTGATCTTTGCGCTGAAGTGGTTTCTGCGTTCGACGCAGGCGTATGTGGCGGGGAACCTGTTCATCTACTATGAGGAAGGCAATCCGCGCGCGGCAGTAGCGCCGGACGTGTTTGTGGTGTTGGGGGTGGAGCAGCGGCGGCGGCGCATCTTTCAGACGTGGCGCGAGGGGGGGCGCGCGCCGGACGTGGTGATCGAGATCACGTCGAAGAAGACGCGCAAAGACGACCGCGAGCGGAAGCCAGCGATCTATGCGGCGCTGGGGGTGCGGGAGTATTTCATCTTCGACCCGCACGGGGAGTATCTTGAGCCGCCGTTGCAGGGGTATCGCCTGGTGCGGGGGGTGTATGAACCGATAGCGACCGACCCGCTGCGGAGCGAGGTGTTGAACCTGGAGTTGCGGCAGGAGGACGGGATGCTGCGGTTGTACCATCCGCAGACCGGCGAGCGCCTGCCGACGTCCGACGAGGAAGCGCAGGCGCGCCGTGCAGCAGAGGCGGCGCGTCTGGCAGAGGAGGCGGCGCGACGAGCAGCGGAGGCGCGCGCGGCGCAACTGGAGGCGGAGGTTGCGCGTTTGCGCGCGGAACTCGCGCGGCTTGCCGGTGCGCAGGCGGCATTAGAATCATCGTCATCGGAGGAAGCGTAG
- a CDS encoding PIG-L deacetylase family protein, whose translation MSNALSSSTLRILGIFAHPDDPEFSMGGSAALWADQGHEVYYCIVTDGSAGSNDPNQDLRELVRIREEEQRAAARVLGVREVFFLGYPDGVLEPTLALRRELTRLIRHLKPDRVVCGDPTAFFYGDEYINHADHRAAAEAAVAAVFPSAPTRPIFPELLAEGLEPHQVKELYITADHGGPYTVFVDISSTIERKIEALRRHASQVQVGDGEWVRNWAAETGKTAGLAYAESFRVMRLVREHQDGS comes from the coding sequence ATGAGCAACGCATTATCTTCTTCTACCCTGCGCATTCTGGGCATCTTTGCCCACCCCGACGATCCAGAGTTCAGCATGGGCGGCAGCGCCGCACTCTGGGCCGATCAAGGGCACGAGGTCTACTACTGCATTGTGACCGATGGTTCTGCTGGCAGCAACGACCCGAACCAGGATTTGCGCGAACTGGTTCGTATTCGTGAAGAAGAACAACGCGCCGCTGCCAGGGTGCTCGGCGTCAGAGAGGTCTTTTTTCTGGGGTACCCAGATGGCGTCCTCGAACCGACCCTCGCGTTGCGCCGCGAATTGACGCGCCTGATCCGGCATCTCAAGCCGGATCGCGTGGTATGCGGCGATCCGACGGCTTTCTTCTACGGCGATGAGTATATCAACCACGCCGATCACCGTGCAGCCGCCGAAGCGGCGGTCGCCGCCGTCTTCCCCAGCGCCCCGACGCGCCCGATTTTCCCGGAGTTGCTTGCTGAAGGTCTGGAGCCGCACCAGGTCAAAGAGTTGTACATTACTGCCGATCACGGCGGACCGTATACGGTCTTCGTGGATATTTCCTCCACGATTGAACGCAAGATCGAAGCCTTGCGCCGCCACGCCAGTCAGGTGCAGGTCGGCGACGGGGAGTGGGTGCGCAATTGGGCAGCGGAAACCGGCAAGACCGCCGGTCTGGCATACGCCGAGTCTTTCCGCGTGATGCGTCTGGTGCGTGAGCATCAGGATGGATCGTAA
- a CDS encoding FmdB family zinc ribbon protein: MPIYEYLCPQCNGRFQKLVYGFRDPEGLACPRCGSTDVRRAISRVAVLKSEESRIEALADPSMLAGLDENDPRSIARWAKKLGKELGEEAGDDWDEMVDEMLEEELRRGAGKQEGEDGEGDETETDASTSAKPKPADDLGWA; this comes from the coding sequence ATGCCAATCTACGAATATCTCTGCCCGCAGTGCAACGGGCGCTTCCAGAAACTGGTCTATGGGTTCCGCGATCCGGAGGGGCTGGCGTGCCCGCGTTGCGGTTCGACCGATGTGCGGCGCGCAATCTCGCGGGTGGCAGTGCTCAAATCGGAGGAGTCGCGCATCGAGGCGCTTGCCGATCCCTCAATGCTCGCCGGTCTTGATGAGAACGATCCGCGCTCCATCGCGCGCTGGGCGAAGAAACTGGGGAAGGAACTCGGCGAAGAAGCGGGCGACGATTGGGACGAGATGGTGGACGAGATGCTGGAAGAGGAGTTGCGGCGCGGTGCTGGCAAACAGGAAGGCGAAGATGGTGAGGGCGATGAGACGGAAACTGACGCTTCTACGTCTGCAAAACCCAAACCCGCCGACGATCTCGGATGGGCGTAA